The genomic region CACACGTAGTCAACAGCCAGGGGAGTCGGTGGAGGCATATATCACTGCACTTCATAGCCTTGCAGAGCATTGTAGTTATGGGGCTCTAAAAGATGAGTTAATAAGAGACCGCATAGTAGTAGGagttttagatgtaaaagtaagtGAGAGGTTACAACTCCAAAAGAACCTAACATTAGGGGAAGCTGTATTAACAGTACATCAAGCCGAGCTGCAGAATTCTCAAAACAAGATTCTTAGGCAAGAACGAGTACAAGAAGTAGCTACGGTCAATGCACACAGAGGTAACTACTGGTCACAATCACAAGCAGAACCAAATAAATATGGACAACAGAACACACAGGGGAAATCcaacaaaaactacaaatgtACATACTGTAGTGTACCAAGCTGCAACAGTCGAGAAAGATGTCCAGCAAAAGATAGTCGTTGTCGATTATGTGGAAAGAAAGGACATTGGCAAGCTAGATGTAGATCCGGCAGGAATGTAAGAGTAGTTGAAGGTCAAAACTGTGCTGAAAGTGAGGTAGGAATAGAAAATGAAATGGAAAACTTACAGGTAAATAACTTTGATTTTCATCTAGGACACATTTACACTAATGATAAAGATCAGTGGTTTGCAAAAGTTTTAGTTGACAATAAATATGTTATGCCTTTTCTTGTTGACACAGGTGCTGATGAGGCAGCACCTGTGTCAACTTTTCTGTGTCTCTAGAAATATGTTGTctgatttttacaaaaataaaatgcaTGTTTGCCAGGAGTCCATAGGGGGCCCTGATAATAAAAAACTAGAAATTGGGGGTAAAATTGATGTTAATTTGACTTATAATGACAATATGTGTTCAGAATctttatatgttgtaaaaaatcTAAAGGTGCCTATTCTTGGTCGGCctggaattataaaattaaaaatgctcaatattaataaaaatagttcacgttatattaataacttagtatctaaaaatataaaTGCATTTGGGGCAGAATCAGAAAGCTACAGTGCTAGCAAGTACTCATTAGAAACGATAGCTGAGTCATTTCAAGGAATATTTGATGATATTGGGGAATttaaaacagaaatgaaacttGAGCTAAAATCTAATGTTCAGCCATTTGCTCAGTCAGTACCACGAGTAGTTCCATTACCACTCATGCCCAAGTTAAAAGTTGAGTTAGACCGTCTACTTCAGTTGGGTATAATAAAACCAATTGAAGAACATACCAGGTGGGTAAGTCCTATTGTTTGTGTACCAAAGGGTGACTCTGTTAGGTTGTGCGGAGATTACACAAAGCTTAACCAAAGTGTATTAAGAGCTTATTTCCCACTTCCAAAAATAGAGCATACTTTGGCTCAactaaaaaattcaataatattttCTAAGCTCGACACAACTAGTGGTTACTTCCAAATTAAACTGAAACCAGAAAGCCAATTGCTAACTACATTCATCACACCATTTGGTCGATATTTTTTACACTTCTTCCCTTTGGAATTTCATGTTCTCCAGAATATTTTGCACTTAGGTTTTCTAAGATTCTTTCAGGTATGAAAGGGGTAGTCTTTTATATGGATGATATTTTAATCCATGCTAGTTCAGTCAAAGAACATGACGAAATTTTAAACCAAGTTCTAATAAAATTACACAGTGAAGGTATAACCCTTAATAAAAACAAATGTGTCATTGCTGCTAAGTCAGTCAAGTACTTGGGGCATATCATCACTACTTCTGGGGTTAAAATAGATCCTGAACGAGTCAGAGCAATTAGAGAATTCCCAGAACcagaaaataaaacagaactttTAAGATTATTAGGTatgattaattttgctggtaaatatattaaaaacaaatctgaaattTTAGAACCTTTAACATCTCTTCTAAAAAAGGACTCAGTATTTTTATGGGGACCTGCTCAAATTCAAGCTCTAAATactctaaaaaaatgtttagaaagttCCCCAAATTTATCATATTTTGATGCGAACAAAACTATTGTTGTAAATTCAGACTCTAGTTGTTTTGGTATAGGAACTTGTCTGATGCAAGAAAATCTAGATAAATCTCGCGAAATAGTGGCATTTTCATCTCGATTATTAAGTCAAGTAGAGGGTCGATATGCGCAGATAGAAAAAGAAGCCCTGGCAATTACGTGGGCAGCTGAAAAGTTTGCTGATTATATAACAGGGGTCAAAGATTTGATTTTTAAAACAGACTCAAAACCCCTTGTTCAAATTTTACAGACGAAAAATGTGGATGAATTATCTCCTAGGTTGCAGCGGTTTCGGATGAGATTAATGCGTTACAATTATAAAGTAGTTTACATCCCAGGAAAACAGTTGGTTTTGTCAGACGCACTAAGTCGAAGTCCCATAAAAAATTCTGTACCTAGTAATGATGAGTTGACAGGTATTGAAGTCGAGGGGTATGTTAAATCTGTAATTCGTAATTTACTCATAAAAGAtcggtttataaagcaaataatCGAGGAACAAAGCAATGACCCTgttttacaaataataaaacaatatacaTTGACTTCATGGCCAGAAAAGTCTAAAATTCCCGTGCATGTTTTGCCATATTTTCAATTCAGATGTGATATATCATTttgtgaaaatttgttattaaaaagTTCTTGAATTATTATACCAGCAGCTTTACAACTTAAATGTCTAGAATATATTCACACAGGTCATCTGGGGCTAGTCAAGTGCAGGGACAGGGCTATATCTACAGTGTGGTGGATCGGGCTTCTTCTCAAATAGAAAATATGATTAGAAATTGTCTAAATTGTGTGGAAAATCgtgaaaatataaaagaaactttttacaaAGAAGAATCATGTACACGACCTTGGGAAAAGATAGCGCTAGATCTTTTTAAACTGGATAAATGGTTCTTGATTGTCGTGGACTACTACtccagatattttgaaatatttgagcTCAGTTCCATGACtgaaattgttattataaatcACTTGAAAGGTTTATTCTCTAGATATGGTATTCCCAATATTGTGCGTAGTGACATCGGACCACAATTTTCAACATTATttaagaaatttgcttcaaattataattttattcatgTAACTAGTAGCCCATACTTTGCACAGAGCAATGGATTAGTTGAACGGGCAGTTAAGACTGCTAAATAACTAATCAAAAAGAATAGTGAAGATATATTTTTAGCGCTCTTAGCCTATAGGGCTACACCTTTAAGGTGTGGACTTTCACCAGCAGAGCGGTTTTTCTCTAGAAAATTAAGAACTAATCTACCACAGTTGTCATTAAATTTGGAACAATCGGTTGTTAAGGGGGGAGTGTCATTAAGAGAAAGGGAAAATAAGGAAAAACAAGCTGATAATTATAATAGTAGACACCGAGCCAAGGATATGCAACCTTTAGATGTGGGCGATTCTGTCTGGATTATTGATATTAGGCAATATGGAAAGGTAATTGAAATTTGTGAAGAACCACGCTCTTATGTTGTTCAAACTAATAGTGGTCAATTCAGACGTAACAGATGGCATTTGGTCCAGGCACCTTACTATACTCCTGATACCAGTAACCAGTTAGTTCCTAAGAAATTTGTTGACGGCATAGCGACTTAGCAACTCCAGGCTTCTCCCACAAAGAAAAGGAGAATGAGAATATAAATAATTCCTCTGATACTTTAGAGACTATACATGGGAGTCAGAGTTGTGGAGTCGTTGCTTCACCAAATAAAAGTGATGTCCAAAGTGAACACTTACCTGTACAGGAACATGATCTGTTATTGAGGTCTAAAAGGAACATTAATTTACTTGTCCGTCTATAGTTGTTAAGTTATGtatattatgttatgttatgtatTCATTCTATATTTGCTGGGGTCCTGGAATTTTCATAGAGAGCTCTGTGGCTTACCTCATTTAAAAAAAGAGGGCgcatttaaaactttaaaactatATGTAGTTATAATGGGCCTCCTAGTTCTAATCTTGTATTCTGGCAGAGATTATTCGTGAGTTTCGCGAAGTGCtttcccaagtagcaatttttcgacgcattggttgtcagtacaaacaaatgcactgtatataacgttgcccgagagcattttcagttgtttcggccaacgacccctaacccgactgacattacgatgttacaacgttaagtaatatctttagttatatgggcaactaagttattactattgtgacaactacatatcacagtcaagttttttcaacaatcgcaactacttaaaaacgttataatgctaaactaatttacgcctatgggttttctggccgactaggtagttgtctctcacgaccacagggcctttacgtatagttctatagatatgtgacacgtttacggcaacttcaggagcaaaaaaagaatttactttataaccttacttttttcttattattttatattttattttgctggaaattttcgatttatttaacaacctgtttatttgttttttattagctggtttctccattgtccattgttttatcagtagatttgataagctcTAATCTTTGTATTAGCTttgttagacagggttgccaggccagttcttactctttcatgcagtactatatccgttgcaagataatttggctgaaactccgacaaaatatgtactttttgtacatattttgtgtgaattccatccgaattatcttgcagcggatagtagttttgctttcaaaaaatcaatagaaatcagtagaatctttttaggccctgtaaatacagtaaaatctgtgttaacggttacTTGTCAAAATCGCCcgatttcataatcaacttaaaagtaaacattaagtaaagttcactttaaagttgacatttacccatatatgaattgtgataaaggtagaggtaccaacttacttaaaatttaaaaaactgattatgaaaccgagcgttacaatcattttgaaaattatccaaaccaattatatgaagatttccttatttagatctggtatttaccagtttcatttctagacaaggcgaaaacggcgggttcgaagggaaaaatattcccatgaattttttttgcataatcacattcgtgagacatcccagaataaggttcaagaagtcgcccaagtgaaaagtgggccaattttttttaacaatttttttaaatttaattgcaagaatcaatatttttggcccgagcaattttttctttaattttttggaccattctggacaaaaaaggtctctaataatttttctctaaagttgatcgttttcgacttataagcaatttaaaattgaaaaaaacgaaaaatggcgattttcaaggcttaataactcggttaaaagttattattatgaaagtcaatatatgactaaatcaaagtttgaagccccccctacaagatcctgaagaaatttttgtcattattttattactaagctgttatttttaagtaataataataagcgccattcacgtgtgcggggctgtaaatgctgagtgcgagagagaagctattccagcagtcctcgcactcacatttacagcagcgtcaatacgatacaaccactcattgttattaattaaaaataacagcttagtagtaaattaatgaaacAGATTTCTTcgggatcatgtaacggcgactttaaggttgatctgaacccccccaaaaaaaaatttgaagttcaaaaattttgaaaaaatttgagaaGGTGTATGTGATTActagaagtattttgacaaattttgagcgaacttcatgttttcgttttcgaaaaaactcaaaaatactctttttttacaagtataaagcgggaaaaccaaacatacaattttgttaattttcttacagcataaagatataatcctaagaaatacttatgaattttttgaaaatttttgatcttACAGTTTtgccataataggaaaaaataatatgttttggcttataataaagctaccggCAAGAAATCGgacaaaattttaataacaacatatataaaactgtaagagtggaaaatatttgcaataaaatgttgaatatttttttctaaacatatgaaaaatctCGTTAAACAAGAATTATATCTTGAATTGCCGCTGTGAATTTGTGCCGCCATGAAGTGACTCCATCTACAACATCGGTAATATTTATGTTCGATAGATAGCAGTACCTTCTGCTAGAATCGCGTCAAACAGAACTTTATCCTAGCAGCGTTGCCATATCAATTACTTTGTACAACAAAACGTGTTATTGTATTATAGTTAGTAGGTAATATAATACAGATATATATACTACTATAACGTCTATTTATAACGCATCAACGTGACCTTCTGaaattaatttaactacttttcTTGAAATATTGTCAGTCCCCTTGGCCGTAttagattttgatatatttagggccggtactttttGTCTCGATTAAACCCGAGTtggctttttaatgtttttaagtaacataaagttgtcttttttatttgtattttttcatgtatctctgaagctttgtatttgactatattttgaattggagcataaatagtctacttttgtcaaatagtttttctaataactaccatccatggtgtttctcttttgtcgcacttatgtttattaaagattttaattgaaatcattattttatctttaaaattttcattgttcatTACTTTTTGCATTTGTGGTGAGCTAAATTTAAAGGAAACCAATTGGACGATATTTAAATAGATATGGAGTAAGAGTACCTAAATAAATAACCACTTTTGAAATTAATTCAGGataggttaaaaaatattttcaccttcatattaaaaataaaaaaaggatcaatgtaaaagaaataataacaatcaattttaaaaatcttacatctatattgatttcttctatgtacaaaaacaacagaaataaataaatattagcgaagacaaaagaaaaaatgtgttgacacttaataatatgttaaataaacgtattgattagtctgatgcaagtagaactagaactgttatatggagctaatctggatcggtataaattagatgagaaagaaaaaaatctaataaacGCAGTTTCTTTGAGAGAAGAAAGAGAAAGAGTATAGAATATTAGAAAATGAAAACGGCGCGGCAGAATAATCAtcgataaagaagtaaaaaaggaAACGCGATAACGATATCTGGAACAATTGTTTTATCTGATAAGACACGAAGAAAAGCCAGAAATTGCTATCAAAACTGTTTCTTTTAGCTGTAACCTTTCTGATGTTTTTGTGTCCAGCATGCCTACTACGATACGGTCTCGGATCAATTCCTCCTTCAGTTGCCCATAATTACAATGTTCTGCTAAGGTATGTAGGCTAGTAATAAATAAGTCAATGGTTTCACCTGGTTTTTGTACTGTAGAATTGAATTTGAAACGTTCATATATAATATTACGTCTAGGgataaaatatttgtcaaaaacATTTAGAACTTCCTCGTAAGTATCTGGAATTTTTTGAAATTGTATCAAAATATCTTCGGATTCTTCTCCCATAAGGTACACTAGGatatctattttttgtttttctgtcttTTGGAGCTGCCCTGATACCGACATGTAGCGTTCCAGCCTCTTCCTCCATGCAGGCCAAATTGCTGgggccaaaaaattgaatttatccGGAGGGTTAACATTCAATGGTGCTGGACTTACTATACCTTGAGTATTTGCATCAGGAGTAGTATTAGTAGACATTTTCAGTGTTACTTTATGTCGGGTATGATTTCAACCACAATTGACCACAATGCAGAATATTTTCTTGCCCCTTAACGTTGCTTTGCTACTCTTGGCATGTGCTAGTGGTTAATGGGTAATATAGTTTTATACTTAAAATATACGTGCTGCACTCAACACCGCTGCCACCATGTTTAGTTGGGTTCTTTAATAATGACTATTAAGTACTCTTGATTAAGATATCTTTATTTAGTTTGATCATCTTACATCGCTTGTCCCGGTACCGGTTCCCCGGATCAGACCTAACCTAACTTAATCCTAATCCTTGTTCACCTATATGACATCTATATAGGCAACCAAAGATACACTAacagaacaaaaacaaaaaatatagtaaaGCAATGTGGATTGTTTGTGTGCTTGGAAAAAGGTTATCGGTATTCAGCCCGAGAATATACACCTCTAGAGACAGCCAAATCCATAAAAACATGTAGCTTGTTAAGTGAATGTccctaaagaaaacaataacttcttctttagcctgtttgcatccactcctggacaaaggcctcccatgagttttccactcttctctgttttgtgctctttggtaccagtttctccccacttttgctttgaagtcatctaaccatcgtttttgtggtcttcctctgctactactatgctcgcgtggtctccaatgtacaatgttctcgtccacctttcgttgttttgccgtgccacgtgtcctatccagttccatttcatttgcgcaattcttccagttacatattccaccttcgtcctgtttcgtacgtcccatttcaaatatgttctctcagagatactcctaacatagctcgttcgatggccctctgtgttcttaatctattggctgataaccCTGTAAGTGTCACGGTATCCACTCCATcagtcataactggtagaatacaactgttgaatacccttttttctaggtttattggtatctttttgtttttcaacacatcactgagtcttgcaactgctgcccaagtaattcggattcttctagttatctctgccgtttgattctgtttgcctagctTGATCGTGtgactcttcgacactttcgatctgacttccatctaagtcgattctgatattttgatttgtcatcacttttgttttatttaaatttatttttaaaccgcTTTTCTTCTCAGATTCCTGTTTAAGCATCTTTAGTATGTAGATTAGttcttctgtattgttgcttatgagcactatgtcatcggcaaatcttagatgacttaAAAATTTAAGTGACAATTTAACTTTTTCTTCTAAGACATAAGGCATCTTCTAATTCAATAGTAAAtaattctatattctatatctggaatcaatccttgcgttattcattccgtctaatacggcccagagttctatggaatcgaatgccctATTGTAATCAACAAATGCTGAATGAAGAGGGTTATTGTATTCGTTACACTTTTCGAGAAATGTCCTTATTGTCTGTAGGAGTAGGTGTTCTACGGTACTATAACCTTTGCGATATCCCGCTTGTtcaacaggctggtaactatcgaatttatcTGATAGTCTGTTGGTCATTATTGTGGTAAGCAGTTTGTACGGATGTGGTAACagacttattggtctgtaattttcGAGTTTGTGTTTGCCTCCTTTATTTTGTAGTAGAAGTAGCTGCGCATTTTGCCAAGTGGTTGGAATAGCAATATCAAAGAGGCACTTCTTCATTAGGATTTTAACTGCTTCCAAGGTAGTTTGACCTCCATCTCTAATCATCTCTTTTGTTATTCCGTCGTctctatattttccatttttcatttgatTTAAGGCATTTATAACTTCCTCGTTAGTAATAAACCataccataataataactttagTAATAAACTATACCATTTATACTACAGCCAACGATCAAATGTGTAATTTGGAGAAGTGTCAGAACAAATGGAGAAAAGGAGAGGGGCCAGGCAAGGTTACATACTGTCGCCGTTATTGTTTAGTTCTTATTCTGAAGAAATCACACAAGAAGCTTTGGTAAACGAGACAGTCGGCATAAAAGTAAATGGaaatttaattaataacattaggtataccgacgatacagtcataatatcagacaacttggaagacttagaaagaataatgaacaaaatattaagatatatgTAATGGAGAATACGGACTCTCCCTTAacctcaaaaaaccaaaatttatgaaaaatagcaagaacaacaatataaatgaaatattaacggtaggcggccagcagtctgagagagtaaaaaaatatacttacttgggaacgataatcacagaaaataacgattagactgcagaaataagagagagaattgaaaaagcacgtgccaacttcgtgaaaatgaaaaagattttatgcagcaaagatctgatattggccctcaaaataaggctaattaaatgttatgtacacagtgtgctttactatggaactgaatcatggacattaaatcgaaatgcaataaatcgacggTTCTCTTAGCAAGACAGAGACGAACTAGTTTTGGTGTTAGTGAAATAGTTTTCAGTATCTTTTCTGttaagtcatttttaatatctttattataacCTTTTTTGTCTTATTCTGAGGTATCTCATGAAACTGATTACGCAAaaagatctcatgggaatatttttctcaagaaaCGCGAGGTTTTCGCCTTGCTTAAACATATTTTGcggaatttaaaatcaaaatcctgttattacatctacagatgcatataAAATATGATACATCCATGgccgtcgtccacatgtttacaaaaaacatattgtttccATAATCTATAAGCGCTAAAACAAATTtagcaatttccctattctactttgcaaaattcatatagTATCACAACACTTGATTATACATTTGAGGCAttcgcactgtccgtcaacgtgttaaaaggtttatgtgtataaacaaaatttgtgcaATGTAATACACTTTTAGATGATTTGTCGACAGTGAATGGAAGaggtcgtaaaattttattaccatCTTTCAGTGTCAGTGTGAGATAAGATGAATTCCTTACTAACTGGAATATTTAGTTACGGagaaacataatatgtaattagtctatgttgtgaggccgctcccgtctaaaaaaattctgatttggtttctttgcggattcctattcaaaaatgtcccctttaaataaatcagaagagtgccagcgaaatttttgggcaaaaattgttaaaaaaaatgtttctaaacaaattcacaagattaccattttttgtccaggaaaatattttttcttgtttttttggtcattctaagcaagaaaaatatcttgtcatttttttcaaaagttgataATTTTCGAGTTAGAGGTGAactaaaatatgaaaaatgcgaAGATAGACATTTTCGAGgcgtaaaaactcatatttaaattattatatttaaggtTGGCAAGTCCTTAAagtgaagtttaaacattcatttttgaaattctgagtagtaatcgggtctaacttcaatttagaccgttgttttttaattgttaattatgcgcgtcgaTCCGATTTTAATGCCAATGCAGCAGGGtctatttcaacaatctcctaTTTTGCACTGTAACTCTTTAGGTTTTTTGGCTtcttctaaacaaaaaagatatcttctc from Diabrotica virgifera virgifera chromosome 3, PGI_DIABVI_V3a harbors:
- the LOC126881323 gene encoding uncharacterized protein LOC126881323, whose product is MSVSGFINKPEAEKIDMLVYLMGAEAEEIITQFNLTPAQQVYSIIIEKFEAHFIPQKNVIFERFKFNTRSQQPGESVEAYITALHSLAEHCSYGALKDELIRDRIVVGVLDVKVSERLQLQKNLTLGEAVLTVHQAELQNSQNKILRQERVQEVATVNAHRGNYWSQSQAEPNKYGQQNTQGKSNKNYKCTYCSVPSCNSRERCPAKDSRCRLCGKKGHWQARCRSGRNVRVVEGQNCAESEVGIENEMENLQNLKWNTDTNLGP